Proteins from one uncultured Anaeromusa sp. genomic window:
- a CDS encoding glycosidase, which translates to MGKHIFKTKLQDFNKHSYKELFLRNPQNPILSAKDWPYPVNSVFNPAAVQFHDKTLLLARVEDRRGFSHFTKAISANGVNNWQIDSSPTLEPDADLYPEERWGIEDPRITWLPELEKWAITFTAFSRGGPLVALALTQDFINFERLGPIMPPEDKDAALFPRRIHGKWVLIHRPITANYVPGAHIWISTSLDLKQWGERQILMHARRGSWWDGGKIGLAAPPIETDSGWILLYHGVRQTSSGSIYRLGLALLDLDNPNKVLHRSDEWVFGPSDSYERNGDVDDVVFPSGWVLDSKSGLLKMYYGAADSCIAMATTTTTDLLEYLKQCPEALDEALY; encoded by the coding sequence ATGGGGAAGCACATTTTTAAAACAAAACTTCAAGATTTTAATAAACACTCCTACAAAGAGCTATTTTTGAGAAATCCCCAAAATCCAATTTTATCCGCAAAAGATTGGCCTTATCCCGTAAATTCCGTATTTAACCCAGCTGCGGTTCAATTCCACGATAAGACGTTACTACTTGCCAGAGTAGAAGATCGCCGAGGCTTTTCTCACTTTACCAAAGCAATTAGTGCAAACGGCGTAAATAACTGGCAAATAGACTCGTCTCCAACTCTAGAACCCGATGCAGATTTATATCCGGAGGAACGCTGGGGCATCGAAGATCCTCGAATCACGTGGCTTCCTGAACTTGAAAAATGGGCGATAACTTTTACAGCGTTTTCCCGGGGCGGTCCCCTCGTCGCACTGGCGTTGACCCAGGATTTTATCAACTTTGAACGACTTGGCCCGATCATGCCTCCCGAGGATAAAGATGCGGCTCTCTTTCCCCGCCGCATCCACGGAAAATGGGTGTTGATTCATAGGCCGATTACAGCCAACTATGTGCCTGGAGCGCATATATGGATATCGACGTCTCTGGATCTAAAGCAGTGGGGCGAAAGACAGATACTCATGCATGCACGTCGAGGCAGTTGGTGGGATGGAGGAAAAATCGGCTTAGCCGCCCCCCCCATAGAAACGGATTCTGGATGGATTCTTTTATATCACGGCGTGCGACAAACTTCTTCCGGCTCTATCTACCGACTAGGATTGGCATTGCTTGACTTAGATAACCCCAACAAGGTTTTACATCGGAGTGACGAGTGGGTCTTTGGACCCTCTGACTCCTACGAAAGAAACGGAGATGTCGATGATGTCGTATTTCCAAGCGGCTGGGTATTAGACAGTAAAAGCGGCTTATTGAAAATGTATTATGGAGCCGCAGATTCTTGCATTGCAATGGCGACAACTACAACCACTGATTTATTAGAATATCTTAAACAATGCCCAGAAGCCTTGGACGAAGCCCTTTATTAA
- a CDS encoding fructose PTS transporter subunit IIA: MEIINIIKDETVFLGLETTSREDCLETMIAGMERAGFVSDKKLYLATVQERETKGSTGIGFGVAIPHGKSSGIAAPGLAFARLANPIDWNSLDGKPVQMVFLIGVPEQMAGDAHIKILVALSRKLIHEEFRSKLLAVTSPAELYQILQAM; this comes from the coding sequence ATGGAAATTATTAATATTATTAAGGATGAAACGGTTTTCCTGGGGTTAGAGACAACCAGCCGTGAGGATTGCTTGGAGACGATGATTGCCGGTATGGAACGCGCCGGTTTTGTAAGCGATAAGAAACTGTATTTGGCTACGGTGCAGGAACGGGAAACCAAAGGCTCAACAGGGATTGGTTTTGGAGTCGCCATTCCTCACGGGAAATCGAGCGGTATCGCCGCCCCGGGGCTTGCGTTTGCTCGCTTAGCTAATCCGATCGATTGGAATTCTCTTGATGGCAAACCGGTTCAAATGGTGTTTTTGATCGGAGTTCCAGAGCAAATGGCAGGAGACGCCCATATAAAAATCTTAGTTGCTTTATCGAGAAAGTTGATTCACGAAGAGTTTCGCAGCAAGCTGTTGGCGGTAACCTCGCCGGCAGAGCTGTATCAAATTTTACAGGCTATGTAG
- a CDS encoding HPr family phosphocarrier protein: MITLEEVLQNESGFHIRPAQLFVEKASEFSSGVVVGNEEGMETDGKSILGLMTMGFVCGSKVVIKIEGADEDAAAQALAELVRSKFGEK, from the coding sequence ATGATTACGCTAGAAGAAGTGTTGCAAAATGAAAGCGGATTTCATATCCGTCCGGCCCAGTTGTTTGTGGAAAAGGCGTCTGAATTTTCCTCTGGTGTGGTTGTCGGCAACGAAGAAGGCATGGAAACGGACGGAAAAAGCATTTTGGGTTTGATGACGATGGGCTTTGTATGCGGCTCGAAAGTAGTCATCAAGATTGAGGGCGCGGATGAAGACGCCGCTGCGCAGGCATTGGCGGAATTAGTTCGAAGCAAATTTGGTGAAAAATAA
- a CDS encoding glycosyltransferase produces the protein MTPWGNSFNDTHLLLLTDDTGIFQHTRYSIPDLSKGYTTDDNARAFILGTMLYEEKRTKEYLTLVMRYLAFILYAQNDDGHFRNFMTYSREFTEDRGSEDCFGRCFWALSYGMASSRLLKGIKSACASAIKLALPQIPLLQSARGQAYAIIGLGLLGAEYDDIIKKLADSLAAQYEHCAAKTSWYWFEDMLTYDNALLPWALFVAFQQTKQVRFLQIAQQSLLFLDQATFQEGFFHPIGCTGWWPRGSNAALYDQQPVEASMATLAHIAAFKITGEKKMLSLAQQSFSWYLGKNSLGKSLIDPDTGGCFDGLTPTGVNENQGSESIVGYGIAKLALSAV, from the coding sequence ATGACTCCCTGGGGAAACTCATTCAATGATACTCACTTGCTTCTTCTAACCGATGACACGGGAATCTTCCAACACACTCGGTATAGCATTCCAGATTTATCAAAAGGATATACAACGGACGATAACGCCCGTGCCTTCATTTTAGGGACAATGCTATATGAAGAAAAACGAACAAAAGAATATTTAACTCTTGTAATGCGTTATTTAGCATTTATTTTATATGCCCAAAATGATGATGGGCATTTTCGAAATTTCATGACCTATAGCCGTGAATTTACAGAAGATCGAGGATCAGAAGATTGCTTTGGTCGCTGTTTTTGGGCTTTAAGTTACGGAATGGCTTCTTCTCGCCTGCTAAAAGGGATAAAGTCCGCTTGTGCAAGCGCTATCAAGCTCGCTCTCCCTCAAATACCATTGTTGCAGTCTGCTCGTGGCCAAGCCTATGCCATAATTGGGCTTGGGCTTTTGGGAGCGGAGTATGATGACATAATCAAAAAGCTTGCAGATTCCCTTGCTGCTCAATATGAACACTGTGCTGCGAAAACAAGTTGGTACTGGTTCGAGGATATGTTAACCTACGACAATGCCTTACTACCGTGGGCATTGTTTGTAGCTTTTCAGCAAACTAAACAAGTTCGATTCTTGCAAATTGCGCAACAGAGCTTACTGTTTCTCGATCAAGCAACTTTTCAAGAAGGTTTTTTTCATCCAATTGGTTGTACCGGCTGGTGGCCCAGAGGAAGTAATGCAGCCTTGTATGATCAGCAACCAGTGGAAGCATCCATGGCTACCTTAGCGCATATAGCCGCTTTCAAAATCACCGGCGAAAAAAAGATGCTCTCCTTAGCTCAGCAAAGTTTTTCTTGGTATTTAGGAAAAAATTCATTAGGAAAAAGTCTGATTGATCCAGACACAGGAGGGTGTTTTGATGGCCTCACGCCCACAGGAGTTAATGAGAACCAAGGTTCTGAAAGCATTGTCGGTTATGGCATTGCCAAGTTAGCTTTATCAGCTGTTTGA
- the scpB gene encoding methylmalonyl-CoA decarboxylase: MSLVTVEVLDKVGILTLNNTQKLNALSSKLVEDIVEALGNFQKEQIHIVILRAPEGAKVWSAGHDVKELPLKLRDPLSYYDSLEVLLRTVEEYPGPVIAMVHGSVWGGACDLIMTCDMVIADKTAKFAMTPAKLGVPYNSTGILHFMNRLPINIAKEMFFTAELMSSERALNVGIINHLVEEEELLPFTLNMAQTISTRSILSIQVIKEQFRVLSKAYSITPSAFERVQGMRRKVYDSHDYEEAITAFLEKRPAKFKGE, translated from the coding sequence ATGTCATTAGTTACGGTAGAAGTTTTAGACAAAGTGGGTATTCTTACACTGAATAATACCCAAAAACTAAACGCCTTAAGTTCTAAACTCGTGGAGGATATTGTTGAGGCGCTTGGTAACTTTCAAAAAGAGCAGATACATATCGTCATCTTGCGTGCGCCAGAAGGCGCCAAGGTATGGTCGGCAGGTCATGATGTTAAAGAATTGCCATTAAAGTTGAGAGATCCTTTAAGCTATTACGATTCGCTTGAGGTGCTTCTGCGAACGGTTGAAGAGTATCCTGGTCCCGTAATTGCCATGGTGCACGGCAGTGTTTGGGGCGGCGCTTGCGATTTAATTATGACTTGCGATATGGTGATTGCCGATAAGACAGCTAAGTTCGCCATGACTCCTGCTAAGCTTGGGGTTCCGTATAATTCGACAGGTATTTTGCATTTCATGAATCGCCTGCCAATCAATATTGCGAAAGAGATGTTTTTTACGGCGGAATTAATGTCGTCAGAAAGGGCTTTAAACGTAGGCATTATCAATCATTTAGTGGAAGAAGAAGAACTTCTTCCTTTTACCTTAAATATGGCTCAGACAATTAGCACTCGGTCCATTTTATCGATTCAGGTCATTAAGGAACAGTTCCGCGTTTTGTCAAAAGCATATTCGATCACTCCCTCCGCCTTTGAACGAGTGCAGGGGATGCGGCGGAAGGTGTATGACAGCCATGATTATGAAGAAGCAATCACTGCATTTTTAGAAAAACGTCCAGCAAAGTTTAAAGGTGAGTAA
- a CDS encoding glycosyltransferase family 4 protein: MINKPCTKSVGFLSTYPPSECGLATFTEDLVRSLNVHPVMHTKVIAVLEHQDELLSDATDFSLFKHERSSYIQAAQWANASLDLLVIEHEYGIFGGECGEYILDLVKTLTIPFVITTHTVLLSPSLKQQLILSQAGNLSTNVITMAESSISILASTYGIDIKKIVFIPHGVPGITTQTRNQLKAIYSLQQKTVISSFGLISPAKGLEYGIKAISKLASDHPNLLYLILGKTHPSVKEINGESYRQQLINLSQRLGIKKNVHFIDKYLTKEEIMAYLGLSDAYLTPYLSKEQAVSGTLAYAMGCGRVIISTPYRYAQEMLGNGRGLLAKFKDAASIAACIQTVLEHPMQKKRMENKTLAIGKTMLWSNVAQKYADLFGNILKTTQRESSEVAAINQSEMQVE; this comes from the coding sequence ATGATAAACAAACCCTGCACAAAAAGCGTTGGCTTTCTAAGCACATATCCTCCGAGCGAATGCGGCTTAGCTACTTTTACAGAGGACTTAGTACGCTCGTTAAATGTTCATCCGGTTATGCATACAAAAGTGATTGCCGTCCTTGAACATCAAGACGAATTACTTTCGGACGCGACGGATTTTAGCTTATTCAAGCATGAACGGTCTAGCTACATCCAGGCCGCTCAGTGGGCAAATGCCTCTTTGGATTTATTAGTTATTGAACATGAATATGGAATTTTTGGCGGCGAATGCGGTGAATACATTCTCGACTTAGTAAAAACGCTGACGATTCCTTTCGTCATCACAACGCACACTGTGCTCTTGTCTCCTTCTTTAAAACAACAGCTTATCTTAAGCCAGGCAGGGAATTTAAGTACAAACGTAATAACAATGGCAGAAAGCTCTATATCTATACTAGCGAGCACTTATGGAATCGACATAAAGAAAATCGTTTTCATTCCTCATGGCGTTCCCGGCATAACAACTCAGACAAGGAACCAACTGAAAGCTATATATTCCCTCCAGCAAAAAACTGTCATTAGCAGTTTTGGGCTAATTAGCCCTGCGAAAGGACTTGAATACGGAATTAAGGCCATTTCAAAACTGGCTTCAGATCACCCTAACCTACTTTATTTAATTTTAGGAAAAACGCATCCTTCTGTTAAAGAGATTAACGGAGAATCATATCGGCAACAGTTGATAAATTTGTCTCAGCGCCTTGGAATTAAAAAAAACGTACACTTTATTGATAAATATTTGACCAAAGAAGAAATCATGGCTTATCTGGGCTTATCCGATGCATATCTGACGCCATATTTATCAAAAGAACAAGCAGTCAGCGGAACATTAGCCTATGCAATGGGATGCGGGAGAGTTATTATATCTACTCCTTATCGTTATGCTCAGGAAATGCTAGGCAATGGTCGTGGTTTGCTTGCAAAATTCAAAGACGCAGCCTCTATTGCTGCGTGTATCCAAACCGTACTAGAACATCCTATGCAAAAAAAAAGAATGGAAAATAAAACGTTAGCTATTGGAAAAACCATGTTATGGAGTAATGTAGCTCAAAAATATGCAGACCTATTTGGTAATATCTTGAAAACAACACAAAGAGAATCTTCTGAGGTTGCTGCTATAAACCAATCAGAAATGCAGGTGGAATAA
- a CDS encoding mannose-1-phosphate guanylyltransferase/mannose-6-phosphate isomerase has translation MKIVILAGGGGTRLYPLSRSSYPKQFLKIDGEQSLLAKTISRCLTIAPPSDIIIVTNSAYQHHVQAEIAHAKADGAHILLESVGRNTAPSVALSVRYCLDKLDCTKDEVILVMPSDHIIQSQCNFSAQAAQAVRLATHGKIVVFGIIPTKPETGYGYIHAGPPWNDAFLVKEFKEKPDQQTAKTYLESGDYYWNSGIFAFTIDCIKAEFEAYQPAIFQNLLFPYIKMRENFDQMPSISLDYAIAEHSKKLALIPFQGYWNDVGSWDAVYESMPKDESGNALKGDCLPLHCSNSLMISHSRLLACIGLENILVVETNDVIVVTQRGESQDMKELVVELTARGRKEATENSTVYRPWGNYTVIGEGDGYKLKTIEVAAGQKLSLQLHYHRSEHWVVIGGTAKVTVGESQRMVHKNESAYIPPSIKHRLENPGKLPLKIIEIQNGDYLEEDDIVRFEDNYGRI, from the coding sequence ATGAAAATCGTTATTTTAGCTGGCGGTGGCGGAACACGCCTATATCCATTGTCGCGCAGCTCCTATCCAAAACAGTTTCTTAAAATTGACGGAGAGCAATCTTTATTAGCAAAGACAATCAGCCGGTGCCTTACTATTGCACCGCCATCAGATATAATAATCGTTACAAATTCTGCTTATCAGCATCATGTGCAAGCAGAAATAGCACATGCAAAGGCCGATGGCGCTCATATTTTACTAGAGTCCGTAGGAAGAAATACGGCTCCCTCCGTAGCTTTATCGGTACGTTATTGTTTGGATAAGCTTGACTGTACTAAGGACGAAGTCATTTTAGTTATGCCTTCGGATCATATCATTCAATCGCAATGTAATTTTTCTGCGCAGGCAGCGCAAGCAGTTCGTCTTGCAACCCACGGAAAGATTGTTGTTTTTGGCATTATACCCACAAAGCCAGAAACCGGTTATGGCTATATTCATGCAGGCCCTCCTTGGAATGACGCCTTTTTAGTAAAAGAGTTTAAAGAAAAGCCAGACCAGCAAACGGCCAAAACCTATCTTGAGTCTGGGGACTATTACTGGAATTCTGGAATATTTGCTTTTACTATTGACTGTATAAAGGCAGAGTTTGAAGCATATCAGCCTGCTATTTTTCAAAATTTGCTTTTCCCTTATATTAAAATGAGGGAAAACTTTGATCAAATGCCCTCTATTTCTCTTGACTATGCCATAGCCGAACATTCTAAGAAACTGGCTCTCATTCCATTTCAAGGGTATTGGAACGATGTCGGGTCGTGGGATGCAGTATATGAATCAATGCCAAAAGATGAATCTGGAAATGCTCTCAAAGGCGACTGCCTGCCATTGCATTGTTCAAACAGTTTGATGATAAGTCACAGCCGGTTGCTTGCATGCATTGGTCTTGAAAACATCTTAGTCGTTGAAACAAATGACGTCATCGTCGTTACACAGCGAGGCGAATCACAGGATATGAAAGAGTTAGTTGTGGAATTAACCGCCCGCGGTCGTAAAGAGGCGACAGAAAACAGCACCGTATATCGTCCCTGGGGCAATTATACCGTTATAGGAGAAGGAGATGGCTATAAACTAAAAACTATTGAAGTTGCAGCTGGACAAAAATTGAGCTTACAGTTACATTATCACCGCAGTGAGCATTGGGTAGTAATCGGCGGAACCGCAAAAGTTACGGTGGGAGAGTCTCAAAGAATGGTGCACAAAAACGAAAGTGCTTATATCCCGCCTTCTATTAAACATCGCTTAGAGAATCCAGGGAAACTCCCCTTGAAAATTATCGAAATTCAAAATGGAGATTATTTAGAAGAAGATGATATTGTTCGTTTTGAAGATAATTATGGTCGTATCTAA
- the ptsP gene encoding phosphoenolpyruvate--protein phosphotransferase, whose translation MTEVKVTGIGVSEGVRIGKAFRYERAPAVQFRQIDEQEAVSEVKRLTEAKEQAIKSIEELSQQAKATIGEEKAGIIEAQKSFLQDPAFCPEMEKLIGKSLISAEAAVDQVVKKFAAIFEAMPNEYMQERAADVKDVGVRLLQALSGVQEKTLENIRSEVILLADDLAPSDTIQLNKNYVLAFATQKGGKTSHTAIFAKTLGVPAVIGLGAFLEQVQEGDSIIVDGGAGICILRPAAETIKFYEEKQRQEMHDAEMLEHFANEEAVTRDGYRVEIGANIGTAADAEFALEQGAEGVGLLRTELVFMAEERMPDEETQVTAYKSIVQSMGERPVIIRTLDIGGDKALSYLHIPQEMNPFLGYRAIRLCLDQKDLFVTQLRAILRASAFGKVKIMFPMISCMEEWRTARAVVEEVKQQLREEQIAFDEAVEVGMMVEIPAAAIMAGQFAKEVDFFSIGTNDLVQYTLAVDRMNEKIDYLYDHFHPAVLQLLQHVAVAAKAEGKFVGMCGGMAGEPKAVPLLVALGLDELSMSATSIRKVKCAVSKLELAKCQELLEEVMKMSTAQDVRQKVEEFCKRHEIY comes from the coding sequence ATGACCGAGGTAAAAGTAACAGGCATTGGCGTATCCGAAGGGGTGCGCATCGGCAAGGCGTTTCGCTATGAACGCGCTCCTGCGGTGCAATTTCGCCAAATTGATGAACAGGAAGCGGTTTCGGAGGTAAAGCGTCTTACAGAAGCCAAGGAACAAGCGATAAAGAGTATTGAAGAATTGAGTCAACAGGCTAAAGCAACAATCGGGGAAGAAAAAGCAGGAATTATCGAGGCGCAAAAAAGCTTTTTACAAGATCCCGCTTTTTGTCCAGAGATGGAAAAGCTAATTGGTAAGAGCTTAATCTCCGCCGAAGCAGCCGTTGATCAGGTTGTGAAAAAATTTGCAGCAATTTTTGAAGCTATGCCGAATGAGTATATGCAGGAGCGCGCCGCCGATGTTAAGGATGTAGGCGTTCGCTTGTTACAGGCGTTGAGCGGGGTTCAAGAGAAGACTCTTGAGAACATTAGGAGCGAAGTAATTTTGCTTGCTGATGATTTAGCACCAAGTGATACGATACAGCTTAATAAGAACTATGTATTGGCTTTTGCGACGCAAAAAGGAGGCAAAACCTCTCATACCGCTATTTTTGCCAAAACGTTAGGCGTTCCGGCGGTGATTGGGTTAGGGGCTTTTTTAGAGCAAGTTCAAGAGGGAGATTCCATTATCGTAGATGGAGGCGCGGGAATTTGCATTCTTCGGCCAGCAGCGGAAACCATCAAATTTTATGAAGAAAAGCAGCGGCAAGAAATGCATGATGCCGAGATGTTGGAGCATTTTGCCAATGAAGAAGCCGTTACTCGCGACGGGTATCGAGTTGAAATCGGTGCGAATATTGGTACGGCGGCGGATGCTGAGTTCGCATTAGAGCAAGGCGCTGAAGGCGTCGGCTTATTGCGGACGGAACTTGTTTTCATGGCCGAAGAGCGTATGCCTGATGAAGAAACGCAAGTAACCGCGTATAAAAGTATTGTGCAGTCGATGGGGGAGCGTCCTGTTATTATCCGTACGCTGGATATCGGCGGGGATAAGGCGCTATCCTATCTGCACATTCCTCAAGAAATGAATCCGTTCTTGGGATATCGGGCGATTCGCCTTTGTCTGGATCAAAAAGACTTGTTTGTTACGCAACTGCGGGCTATTTTGCGGGCTAGCGCTTTTGGCAAAGTTAAAATTATGTTTCCGATGATTTCCTGCATGGAAGAGTGGCGGACGGCAAGGGCTGTTGTGGAAGAGGTGAAACAGCAGCTGCGTGAGGAGCAGATTGCTTTTGACGAAGCGGTTGAAGTAGGAATGATGGTAGAAATCCCTGCTGCCGCTATTATGGCTGGGCAATTTGCGAAGGAAGTGGATTTCTTCAGCATCGGCACGAATGATTTGGTGCAGTATACGCTGGCGGTAGATCGTATGAATGAAAAAATTGACTATTTATATGATCATTTTCATCCGGCTGTGCTTCAGTTGCTTCAACACGTTGCTGTGGCGGCCAAGGCGGAGGGGAAATTCGTCGGCATGTGCGGCGGAATGGCGGGCGAGCCCAAAGCGGTTCCTCTTCTCGTGGCGTTAGGGCTGGATGAATTAAGCATGTCGGCAACCTCGATTCGCAAGGTGAAATGCGCTGTTTCTAAGCTTGAATTAGCGAAATGCCAGGAGCTTTTGGAAGAGGTTATGAAAATGAGCACGGCTCAGGACGTGCGCCAAAAAGTTGAGGAGTTTTGCAAGAGGCACGAAATTTATTGA
- a CDS encoding fructose-specific PTS transporter subunit EIIC: MKKILAVTGCPTGIAHTYMAAEALEQAAKEEQVELKVETRGAVGVENELTAADIAEAYAIIVAAATDVDEARFQGKAVLKVAIGQAIKDPKAVLAQALELQPVADTVAPTQVIEEKKAQRTGPYKHLMTGVSYMLPMVVAGGLLIAVSFIFGIEAFKEKGTLAAALMDIGGGAAFALMVPVLAGFIAFSIAEKPGLAPGLIGGMLASKLGAGFLGGIIAGFLAGYTAKWLKDTIKLPKNFAGLVPILIIPFVASAIVGLLMIYVIGSPMKAVMEGLTAWLTNLGTGNALLLGLLLGVMMAFDMGGPVNKAAYTFAVGLLSSGIYAPIAAVMAAGMTPPLGIWLATVLAPKKFTPEEREGGKAAGVLGMSFITEGAIPFAAADPLRVIPSIMAGSAVAGALSMVLGATLKAPHGGVFVLLIPNAVENLAMYVVAIVAGTVVTAALLSVVKKNKE, translated from the coding sequence ATGAAAAAGATTCTTGCGGTAACAGGCTGCCCTACCGGTATCGCGCACACCTATATGGCGGCGGAAGCCCTCGAACAGGCGGCCAAAGAAGAGCAGGTGGAGCTTAAAGTGGAAACTCGCGGCGCGGTTGGCGTGGAAAATGAGCTGACGGCGGCGGACATTGCGGAAGCGTATGCGATCATTGTCGCGGCGGCTACCGATGTCGATGAGGCGCGCTTTCAAGGCAAGGCGGTCTTGAAGGTCGCTATTGGTCAAGCGATTAAAGACCCTAAGGCGGTGCTGGCTCAAGCGTTGGAGTTGCAACCTGTAGCGGATACGGTTGCTCCAACTCAGGTAATTGAAGAAAAGAAAGCGCAGAGAACCGGACCCTATAAGCATTTAATGACAGGCGTATCCTATATGCTGCCTATGGTGGTGGCGGGGGGCTTGCTTATTGCAGTATCGTTCATTTTTGGGATTGAAGCATTTAAGGAAAAAGGGACGCTGGCGGCGGCTTTGATGGATATTGGCGGCGGAGCTGCGTTTGCGCTGATGGTTCCTGTTCTGGCAGGCTTTATTGCGTTTTCCATAGCGGAAAAGCCAGGCTTGGCCCCAGGTCTTATTGGCGGTATGCTGGCGTCAAAGCTGGGAGCTGGTTTTTTAGGCGGTATTATAGCCGGTTTTTTGGCAGGGTATACGGCGAAGTGGCTAAAAGACACCATCAAGCTTCCTAAAAATTTTGCAGGGTTGGTTCCAATTTTGATTATTCCCTTTGTGGCCAGCGCCATTGTTGGTTTGCTGATGATTTATGTTATCGGCAGTCCGATGAAGGCGGTCATGGAGGGGTTAACCGCGTGGTTGACTAACTTGGGGACCGGGAATGCTTTGCTGTTGGGTCTGCTTTTGGGAGTCATGATGGCTTTTGATATGGGAGGGCCTGTTAATAAGGCGGCTTACACGTTTGCAGTCGGGCTTTTGAGCAGCGGTATTTATGCTCCCATCGCCGCAGTAATGGCCGCGGGTATGACGCCGCCTTTAGGAATTTGGCTGGCCACTGTTTTGGCGCCTAAAAAATTTACGCCGGAAGAACGGGAAGGCGGTAAAGCGGCAGGCGTATTGGGTATGTCCTTTATCACGGAGGGTGCGATTCCTTTTGCAGCTGCCGATCCGTTGCGTGTTATTCCCTCGATTATGGCAGGTTCCGCTGTAGCGGGAGCGTTGTCTATGGTTTTAGGAGCAACCTTGAAAGCGCCTCACGGCGGAGTTTTTGTTCTGCTTATCCCCAATGCTGTTGAAAATCTGGCTATGTACGTGGTGGCGATTGTGGCAGGTACGGTGGTAACGGCGGCGCTGCTTAGCGTTGTGAAAAAGAATAAAGAGTAA
- a CDS encoding metallophosphoesterase family protein encodes MKREKGLSRREFLNKTAMGGLALATVLDGSFLFSNRVAAAGLTAGREIQPLWQAGSRKDKIVVVSDLHFGIDDGFAETVHNKALFVEFLQKLQQTTDVRELVIAGDFLDEWYLPLNYGPVNDFQDFFYQVAMNNQTVIEMLKQVMQAGIKLVYVIGNHDMNMAPGLLSRLLPGVIEIHDAKGIGRYITGDRGEIVIEHCHRYDPYSAPDRVSNRELCQSDATMYPPGYFYARMAASWVKEGRPKIKKNFPVLTKIPDATNTDQTGAYVYAKILEGLFNKITVKSAFEDKVFAVNTCGFHGSYSLQDMYPVEQPDGTISAPLLFRHFQRSWEARQEMNDVWVKISFKEAGAGAVAHKYFYSCAGKQYLDRKDASYDVVVFGHTHIPDFQQNGKKFYINSGTWVDHNTDYPQATRTFAVVETGAVNNAALYEYRRDGSLNDLSLSVGAVNR; translated from the coding sequence ATGAAAAGAGAAAAAGGATTATCCAGGCGAGAGTTTTTGAACAAGACAGCTATGGGAGGGCTGGCGCTGGCAACCGTTCTAGATGGTTCCTTTTTGTTTTCCAACCGTGTTGCAGCTGCGGGATTGACTGCCGGAAGAGAGATTCAGCCACTGTGGCAAGCCGGTAGTCGCAAAGATAAAATTGTTGTCGTAAGCGATTTGCACTTTGGTATTGACGATGGTTTTGCTGAAACGGTTCATAATAAGGCGCTTTTTGTTGAGTTTTTGCAGAAGCTGCAGCAGACGACCGACGTAAGAGAACTGGTTATTGCCGGTGATTTCCTTGATGAATGGTATTTGCCGCTAAATTATGGCCCGGTAAATGATTTCCAAGACTTTTTTTACCAGGTAGCGATGAATAACCAGACGGTTATCGAAATGCTAAAGCAAGTGATGCAGGCTGGCATCAAGCTGGTCTATGTCATCGGCAACCATGACATGAATATGGCGCCCGGCCTATTGAGCAGACTGCTGCCTGGCGTTATCGAGATCCATGATGCGAAAGGGATTGGCCGGTATATTACCGGGGATCGCGGAGAAATTGTCATTGAGCATTGCCATCGTTATGATCCGTACTCAGCCCCTGACCGGGTGTCGAATCGGGAGCTATGTCAGAGTGACGCCACGATGTATCCGCCAGGCTACTTCTATGCTCGTATGGCCGCCAGTTGGGTCAAGGAAGGCAGACCCAAGATAAAAAAGAACTTTCCAGTGCTTACAAAGATTCCGGATGCAACGAATACGGATCAAACGGGCGCCTATGTGTATGCCAAAATATTGGAGGGCTTATTTAACAAGATCACCGTAAAAAGTGCTTTTGAAGACAAGGTATTTGCGGTAAACACTTGTGGTTTTCATGGCAGCTATTCCTTGCAGGACATGTACCCGGTGGAGCAGCCTGACGGTACGATTTCCGCCCCTCTGTTATTCCGGCATTTTCAGCGTTCTTGGGAAGCACGGCAGGAAATGAATGATGTATGGGTGAAGATTTCCTTTAAAGAAGCGGGAGCCGGTGCCGTGGCGCATAAATATTTTTATAGTTGCGCCGGCAAGCAATACTTGGATCGTAAAGATGCCTCCTATGATGTGGTGGTGTTTGGACATACGCATATTCCTGATTTTCAGCAGAATGGCAAGAAGTTTTATATCAATTCAGGGACTTGGGTGGATCACAATACTGACTATCCACAGGCTACAAGAACTTTTGCGGTCGTTGAAACGGGAGCGGTAAACAATGCTGCCTTGTATGAATACCGGAGAGATGGTTCGCTGAATGATTTATCCTTGAGCGTGGGGGCCGTGAACAGGTGA